A stretch of the Archangium violaceum genome encodes the following:
- a CDS encoding LacI family DNA-binding transcriptional regulator encodes MSAKRSKRQENDGVARTAGARANLRTLATHLGLSISTVSRALKDGPEVRPETIQRVKEAAARFGYVPNIGGIHLRTGRTFKVCSILYAPEVGDYGEPGFLAQVETLSNGIEPAGYNLIVLAQTGQQTPLDPVRKIYDQRLADAVVFSRTTPMDERARFCLEKDFPFVSFGRTELQTPHAFVDHDDEYAVFDAVMTLARGGHRRIVLLNPSGGFNYVGLRLRGYRRALAEAGLPWDESLVYHGDLSVRGTREAIKLLLERVPSVTAIVCGNQMSIVGTLEGLLESGRDTKKDGLSVVGFGGMPFLTLSEQHVTYYYQPQSRVGTVLASHLKALLNGQPAENLQTVLPYARIDDLRLFRTQDEVDLTRMTPRT; translated from the coding sequence GTGAGCGCCAAACGCAGCAAGCGCCAGGAGAACGACGGGGTCGCTCGGACGGCCGGGGCTCGAGCGAACCTCAGGACGTTGGCGACACATCTGGGCCTGTCGATCAGCACCGTTTCCCGGGCGCTGAAGGACGGTCCGGAGGTGAGGCCGGAGACGATCCAGCGGGTGAAGGAGGCCGCCGCCAGGTTCGGCTACGTGCCGAACATTGGCGGCATCCACCTTCGCACGGGCCGGACGTTCAAGGTCTGCTCCATCCTCTACGCGCCCGAGGTTGGCGACTACGGAGAGCCGGGCTTCCTGGCGCAGGTGGAGACCCTGTCGAACGGCATCGAGCCCGCGGGCTACAACCTGATCGTCCTGGCTCAGACCGGCCAGCAGACGCCGCTGGATCCGGTCCGCAAGATCTACGATCAGCGGCTCGCCGATGCCGTCGTCTTCTCGCGCACCACGCCCATGGATGAACGGGCCAGGTTCTGCCTGGAGAAGGACTTCCCGTTCGTGAGCTTCGGGCGCACCGAGCTGCAGACGCCGCACGCCTTCGTCGACCACGACGACGAGTACGCGGTGTTCGATGCGGTCATGACCCTGGCGCGCGGTGGGCACCGGAGGATCGTGCTGCTCAACCCGTCCGGAGGGTTCAACTATGTCGGCCTGCGCCTGCGCGGTTATCGGCGGGCGCTGGCCGAAGCCGGACTGCCCTGGGACGAGTCCCTGGTCTACCATGGCGACCTTTCGGTGCGGGGAACCCGCGAGGCGATCAAGCTGCTTCTGGAGCGCGTTCCCTCGGTCACGGCGATCGTCTGTGGAAACCAGATGTCGATCGTGGGCACGCTGGAGGGGCTGCTCGAAAGCGGGAGGGACACCAAGAAGGACGGCCTGAGCGTGGTCGGTTTTGGTGGCATGCCGTTCCTCACGCTCTCCGAGCAGCATGTCACCTATTACTACCAGCCACAGTCGCGCGTCGGTACGGTGCTGGCCAGCCATCTGAAAGCGCTCCTGAATGGCCAGCCAGCCGAGAACCTGCAGACGGTTCTGCCCTATGCGCGGATCGATGACCTGCGGCTGTTCCGCACACAGGACGAGGTCGATCTGACCCGGATGACTCCGCGGACGTGA
- a CDS encoding GH1 family beta-glucosidase has translation MRFPEGFVWGVSTSSYQIEGGAPDDGRGRSIWDTYCATPGKVANGDTGEVACDHYHRYAEDLDLMRDLGAKVYRFSIMWPRVFPEGGGALNAKGLDFYDRIVDGLLERGMRAWPCLYHWDLPQALQDRGGWANRDIAGWFAEYTAVVAKRLGDRVENWVTFNEPSVSAWVGYEEGRHAPGLTDPRAAVRAAHHLNLAHGRAVAVLRDLTPRAGVGTVVPIHKARPLPQFKERDGHLAALFEDKWNGVFLDPIYRGRYPDSVVERFAEHVRDGDLEEIHRPIDFLGVNHYFPSYIKACPNGAWPFMHADPPLYFRRTEMNWAIDGHAFYEVLKIVQERCGNPPVYVTENGGAFIDVVGADGRVDDQDRIAYYREYLAGLQRAVSEGADVRGFMPWSLLDNFEWAHGYGKRFGLVHVDYRTQKRTPKASFDFMREVIAANALPGI, from the coding sequence ATGCGTTTTCCTGAAGGCTTTGTGTGGGGGGTCTCGACCTCCAGCTACCAGATTGAAGGCGGGGCCCCGGACGACGGACGGGGTCGAAGCATCTGGGACACCTATTGCGCGACGCCCGGCAAGGTCGCCAACGGAGACACGGGCGAGGTCGCGTGCGACCACTACCACCGCTATGCCGAGGACCTCGACCTGATGCGCGACCTGGGCGCGAAGGTCTACCGCTTCTCCATCATGTGGCCGCGGGTGTTTCCAGAAGGGGGCGGCGCGCTCAACGCCAAGGGGCTCGACTTCTACGATCGCATCGTCGATGGCCTGCTCGAGCGCGGCATGCGCGCGTGGCCGTGCCTCTACCACTGGGATCTGCCGCAGGCGCTGCAGGACCGCGGCGGCTGGGCCAATCGCGACATCGCGGGTTGGTTCGCGGAGTACACGGCCGTGGTGGCCAAACGGCTCGGAGATCGCGTCGAGAACTGGGTGACCTTCAACGAGCCGAGCGTCTCGGCCTGGGTCGGTTACGAGGAGGGACGCCACGCGCCGGGGCTGACGGATCCCCGCGCCGCCGTTCGCGCCGCGCACCATCTCAACCTGGCGCATGGGCGGGCCGTCGCGGTGCTGCGCGACCTGACGCCCAGGGCGGGCGTGGGGACCGTGGTACCGATCCACAAGGCCCGGCCGCTCCCTCAGTTCAAGGAGCGCGATGGCCACCTGGCGGCGCTCTTCGAGGACAAGTGGAACGGCGTCTTCCTCGACCCGATCTACCGCGGACGCTACCCTGACTCGGTCGTGGAGCGCTTCGCCGAGCACGTGCGCGACGGTGACCTCGAGGAGATCCACCGGCCGATCGATTTCCTGGGCGTCAACCACTACTTCCCGAGCTACATCAAGGCCTGCCCGAACGGTGCCTGGCCCTTCATGCATGCCGACCCGCCGCTCTACTTCCGCCGGACCGAGATGAACTGGGCGATAGACGGCCACGCCTTCTACGAGGTCCTCAAAATCGTCCAGGAGCGCTGCGGCAACCCGCCGGTCTATGTGACGGAGAACGGTGGTGCCTTCATCGACGTGGTCGGCGCGGATGGCCGGGTTGACGATCAAGACCGTATCGCCTATTACCGGGAATATCTGGCCGGACTGCAACGCGCTGTTTCGGAGGGAGCGGATGTCCGTGGCTTCATGCCCTGGTCGCTGCTCGACAACTTCGAGTGGGCGCATGGGTATGGAAAGCGCTTCGGCCTCGTGCATGTGGATTACCGCACCCAGAAACGGACACCGAAGGCTTCCTTCGACTTCATGCGGGAAGTGATCGCCGCGAACGCCTTGCCAGGCATCTAG
- a CDS encoding ABC transporter substrate-binding protein, with product MRALNASVGLVSAVLLGFSAAAQAQTAEVLHWWTSGGESAALDKVRAAYKAKGGTWKDTPVAGGDNARAAVVNRMIGGKPPTVFMFSIGKQLEELAEQGLVGDVQDAATTGKWDAVLPPLIAKVAKYDGKYIAAPLNIHGENWMFYNTAALEKAKVQVPKTWPEFITAAKALKAAGITPIALGGEPWQERILFNSVLLGVGGRDHYLKVYGQLDDAAMRSATMLEVFKTVAALREFVDEGSPGRKWNIAANMVMKGTAAFQFMGDWAKGELVAAGIEPGTAVGCALAPAKDKGYIMTIDAFAFSNAKDKASREAQKLMANIIMDPAVQIAFNKSKGSIPVRTDVPSDSFDVCARLGMETLKDPKAQLASSGLFGLPSAVSGAIDDAISQFWNTRTMTPEQGRALFIKTIASAK from the coding sequence ATGCGAGCGCTCAATGCATCCGTGGGGCTGGTTTCCGCCGTACTGCTCGGTTTCTCGGCCGCGGCCCAGGCCCAGACGGCCGAGGTGCTGCATTGGTGGACGTCGGGAGGTGAATCAGCCGCGCTCGACAAGGTGCGCGCCGCCTACAAGGCGAAGGGTGGCACCTGGAAGGACACTCCGGTGGCAGGTGGCGACAATGCCCGCGCCGCGGTCGTCAATCGCATGATTGGAGGCAAGCCGCCCACCGTCTTCATGTTCTCGATTGGCAAGCAGCTCGAGGAGCTGGCCGAACAGGGGCTCGTTGGCGACGTCCAGGACGCGGCCACCACGGGCAAGTGGGACGCCGTGCTGCCGCCCCTCATCGCCAAGGTCGCCAAGTACGACGGCAAGTACATCGCCGCGCCGCTCAACATCCACGGCGAGAACTGGATGTTCTACAACACCGCCGCCCTCGAGAAGGCCAAGGTCCAGGTGCCGAAGACGTGGCCGGAGTTCATCACGGCCGCGAAGGCGCTCAAGGCGGCTGGAATCACCCCGATCGCGCTCGGTGGCGAGCCGTGGCAGGAGCGGATCCTCTTCAACTCCGTCCTGCTCGGTGTGGGCGGCCGTGACCACTACCTCAAGGTCTACGGCCAGCTCGACGACGCGGCGATGAGGTCCGCCACCATGCTCGAGGTCTTCAAGACCGTCGCGGCACTGCGCGAGTTCGTCGACGAGGGCAGCCCGGGCCGCAAGTGGAACATCGCGGCCAACATGGTGATGAAGGGCACGGCGGCCTTCCAGTTCATGGGGGATTGGGCCAAGGGTGAGCTGGTGGCGGCTGGAATCGAGCCCGGAACGGCCGTTGGCTGCGCGCTCGCCCCGGCCAAGGACAAGGGCTACATCATGACCATCGACGCGTTCGCCTTCTCCAACGCGAAGGACAAGGCGAGCCGCGAGGCCCAGAAGCTGATGGCGAACATCATCATGGACCCGGCGGTCCAGATCGCCTTCAACAAGAGCAAGGGCTCCATTCCCGTCCGGACCGACGTGCCCAGCGACTCCTTCGACGTCTGCGCCAGACTGGGAATGGAGACGCTCAAGGACCCGAAGGCGCAGCTGGCGAGCTCCGGCCTGTTCGGCCTGCCGAGCGCGGTCTCTGGCGCCATCGATGATGCGATCTCCCAGTTCTGGAACACCCGGACGATGACGCCCGAGCAGGGACGCGCGCTCTTCATCAAGACGATCGCGAGCGCGAAGTGA
- a CDS encoding carbohydrate ABC transporter permease — MMNAQQQPSAVTMPRAESSPAGRRSRLSSSTAARIALIPAALITVVCFYVFVGWTILISMTRSRLLPVYNFVGLDQYKRLFANDRWWTAMENLAIHGTLFILGCTVIGYALAIMLDRITRGESLFRTVFMLPLSMSFIVTGAIWQWLLNPTLGIQDAVRDLGWTDFVFNWIVRPDRAIYTLAIAGIWQQVGLCMALFLAGLRGIDPNIWKATRVDGIPTWRVYTNIITPMLRPVFFSVFVLLSALVLKSFDLVVALTGGGPGFSSDLPARFVVDHILNRQELGLGAAGAFMMLCTIAAVVSPYVYYELRTPRKEA, encoded by the coding sequence ATGATGAACGCACAACAACAGCCGTCCGCGGTGACGATGCCGCGCGCGGAGAGCTCTCCGGCCGGTAGGCGCTCTCGCCTGTCGTCCAGCACGGCGGCCAGGATCGCGCTCATTCCAGCCGCGCTCATCACGGTCGTATGTTTCTATGTCTTCGTCGGCTGGACGATCCTCATCTCGATGACGCGGTCCCGGCTGCTGCCGGTCTACAACTTCGTCGGGCTCGATCAATACAAGCGCCTGTTCGCCAACGACCGGTGGTGGACGGCGATGGAGAACCTGGCCATCCACGGCACGCTGTTCATCCTGGGCTGCACCGTGATTGGTTATGCGCTCGCCATCATGCTCGACCGCATCACCCGGGGCGAGAGCCTGTTCCGCACCGTGTTCATGCTGCCGTTGTCGATGTCGTTCATCGTCACCGGTGCCATCTGGCAATGGCTGCTCAACCCGACGCTCGGCATCCAGGACGCGGTGCGTGATCTCGGTTGGACGGATTTCGTCTTCAACTGGATCGTCCGGCCCGACCGCGCGATCTACACGCTGGCCATCGCTGGCATCTGGCAACAGGTCGGGTTGTGCATGGCGCTCTTCCTCGCGGGCCTGCGCGGCATCGACCCCAATATCTGGAAGGCGACACGGGTCGATGGCATCCCCACCTGGCGCGTCTACACCAACATCATCACGCCGATGTTGAGGCCGGTGTTCTTCTCCGTGTTCGTTCTGCTGTCCGCGCTGGTCCTCAAGTCCTTCGATCTCGTCGTGGCGCTGACCGGTGGTGGTCCCGGCTTCTCCTCCGATCTGCCGGCGCGGTTCGTGGTCGATCACATCCTCAATCGCCAGGAGCTGGGGCTGGGCGCCGCTGGTGCCTTCATGATGCTCTGCACCATCGCGGCGGTCGTCTCCCCGTACGTCTATTACGAGCTCCGCACGCCGCGGAAGGAGGCTTGA